A segment of the Xenopus tropicalis strain Nigerian chromosome 6, UCB_Xtro_10.0, whole genome shotgun sequence genome:
TAGCAGCTGATGAGGAACCCTCAGTACGAGCCAAGTAAACCTACAAATATCACATGTCAGAAGTACCCttataaaattaacaaaactCAGAACAACCATGTTGCCTGCactacatatatgaaatatttgtaaaacaaaaacgTTAAATAGAGGGGAGATTGCTGGGTGTTCAGCATACAAAAATATCTATTGTCTCTATTTTTAAAGCATCACAATTTGTAAAGAAGACACTAAATGGTCAGCAtgacaacttaaaaaaataatcacaGACATACCATTTTCCAGTCATTTTCAACTTTTCTACACATTGACTCTGCTTTCCACACTCCATTTTCCCAGCCAGTAATAACCTCATTGTTATTTGAGACACGTGTATAAGCATCTTCAACTACATTATACCGAAGGTGGAAAAGCTTGCCGATTTTCTCCCTCTCAGATGGGATAAAAACAACACTCTTGTTAGactgtaacaaaataaaataaataaaaatcataaaaatcaatAGGCTTGATAAAATTTGTTGTGTCATCAAAAGTGGTTACAGGCTTTATATGAGCTCTCACTTTGAAATATGATTTTCAAAATCCATACAAATGTGACTATGGGGGACAGGTAACATTTACCAGAAGTGAAACTTGTGTTGCTGTGTAGCAGGAACTTGTAATATTGCTCCAGACTGCACAGTTATCCTTAGTTAAAGTTAATTTGAACTATGCCGTATAATTAAGTGCCCACAGGTTCATTTGTGTGACTGACAAGCTCAATGTTTAAAACAAGTCAATCAAATTCAACAGAAGCAAATACAATGCACAAACAGTGGCAGTTATTTTAAATAACCCTCTTGCCTTAAAGGGCAGTTGCACaagtggagattagtcgccccaataaatcttcactattgtgggcgactaatctcctttaaatgccatcccaccagcaagaacgtaaattgccggtgagatggcatacgcgatgcttcggtttcccgaagtcgcccaatagtaatataatataatataataataatttttatcgcactttagtgaatcaggccctttgtatgttatccccatgtctgtgttGGTTTCTTCCGCAAGCTCTCGTTTTGTTCCATAtacccaaaacatacaggcaggataaCTGCTTCCTAGTAAAACTGACCTTAGTGTGTGAAGGTGATAgtgacttagactgtaagctccactggggcaggtactgttATAAATTATGCAAAATCCATGGAATTTGCCAGTGCTGTTGTTTGGGATGTTTCAGTCTTTGTTTTGTTCAAGCCCACCTCGAAACTCCAACATTTTACCTGGGACACCTttggcacatttataaaaatatctaggacaacaaatTAGCTTTCACCCTAGCCAGCCTTCTATCTGGGCTTTTAGGAGTAATCTAGACTGGACTCCCCGGTGACTGCCCCAGGCTAGCCTAGAAGATCAGGCCTCACAATTTAGGAGTAACTGAACTAAGGTAATACTGTCCTTTTTACAATCTATTAAATCACCTGTAAACTTGTTTCGCCTCGTGCCATTCTCCAGGCTAGTGATCCAGACACCCTCCCACCAAGTTCTCCTGGCTTGGGAGTCTTAGGAGACATGAATTCAACCAACTCCACAATCAATCTTCCAAGAAGTTCCTGCTTTCTGTTTTCTGGTAGGGACACCTGCCTCTGGCaagcaaaataacaaaaatattttcacCGATTAAAAGATGTCATCAGTTTAATCACAATGTATTCCTATTTCTATTAAGTTGTATTCTGGATTCATTATTGGCAATTCTTATAGTAATACATTAGGTTCATAATGCTTTTTGTAACATCAGCCTTAAGCATTTAATCTGCTAAAAATGCATCAAATCTCATGAAACAAACTCATGAAACAAACTCATGAAACAAACTCATGAAACAAACTCATGAAACAAACTCATGAAACAAACTCATGAAACATGCCCTTTTGACTGTAAGCTTCACTAATGTGCGTTAAGTAAACGGTTTGTAATtgttatacaggtccttttcaaaaaattagcatattgtgataaagttcattattttctgtaatgtactgataaacattagactttcatatattttagattcattacacacaactgaagtagttcaagccttttcttgttttaatattgatgattgtggcatacagctcatgaaaacccaaaattcctatctcaaaaaattagcatatcatgaaaaggttctctaaatgagctattaacctaatcatctgaatcaactaattaactctaaaaaccttaaaaagattcctgaggcttttagaaactcccagcctggttcattactcaaaaccgcaatcatgggtaagactgccaacctgactgctgtccagaaggccatcattgacaccctcaagcaagagggtaagacacagaaagaaatttctgaacgaataggctgttcccagagtgctgtatcaaggcaccttagtgggaagtctgtgggaaggaaaaagtgtggcagaaaatgctgcacaacaagaagaggtgaccgggccctgaggaagattgtggagaaggaccgattcctgaccttgggggacctgcggaagcagtggactgagtctggagtagaaacatccagagccaccatgtacaggcgtgtgcaggaaatgggctacaggtgccgcattccccaggtcaagccacttttgaaccagaaacagcggcagaagcgcctgacctgggctacagagaagcagcactggactgttgctcagtggtccaaagtatgtcattcggaaatcaaggtgccagagtctggaggaagactggggagagggaaataccaaaatgcctgaagtccagtgtcaagtacccacagtcagtgatggtctggggtgccatgtcagctgctggtgttggtccactgtgttttatcaagggcagggtcaatgcagctagctatcaggagattttggagcacttcatgcttccatctgctgaaaagctttatggagatgaagatttcatttttcagcacaacctggcacctgctcacagtgccaaaaccactggtaaatggtttactgaccatggtattactgtgctcaattggcctgccaactctcctgacctgaaccccatagagaatctgtgggatattgtgaagagaaagttgagagacacaagacccaacactctggatgagcttaaggccgctattgaagcatcctgggactccataacacctgagcagtgccacaggctgattgcctccatgccacgccacattgaagcagtcatttctgcaaaaggattcccgaccaagtattgagtgcataactgaacataattatttgaaggttgacttttttttgtattaaaaacacttttcttttattggtcggatgaaatatgctaattttttgagataggaattttgggttttcatgagctgtatgccacaatcatcaatattaaaacaagaaaaggcttgaactacttcagttgtgtgtaatgaatctaaaatatatgaaagtctaatgtttatcagtacattacagaaaataatgaactttatcacaatatgctaattttttgaaaaggacctgtatgttggtgctatatatatatatatatatatataataaatacagtgctgtgGTAGGTGTACCACTGCCTCCTAAACATAAGTAAGGGAGTGGCACTTGACAGGTGGTGAGGACAGACTTAGCCTGTTCCATTATGCACGCTAAGCACAGCCAGTCCCTGGGCAGAAGTGctctttgcattcatttttttgcatTCGTGCCAAGGAGCATAGCAAATAAAACTCCAAGTTATGACTTAAAGGATGTATGTCCATTTTCTCTTAGTATGTCCATGGACTATATATAAAGCAAACCTTTCTTACAAGGTATGTTTTTACTTAACTTAATGTCTAGTTATTCCAGCTTTCACTTGTATTGTTGCATTGGTATGTTTCCTGACTGTTTCATTTTAAGATGAACAGACCTTGAAGTCTGCAACTAGACAAAAAACCTAAAAAGATAGGAATGACTGGCATAGTATGCATTTACCATTTTGTTGAGACCAGTAATTGTTTCCCTTAGCCAACTTTCCCGCACTTCTTTCCTTCTGGCGATCACATCTTCATGTTTGCATGAATATCTCCAGGTAACATCCACAACCTAAATTACAGAGTTCATGGAAGATTGAAAGACATGTCCGCAAATAGAAATCAGCATTTATGTTGATGATCAAATTATCACTTCTCTGCTTTGGGTCAGTGCAAGGTAGAGTGACTGTTCCTTCTATTCTCATGTCAAAATAGCTAAAGTCTTCCGCTTAGTGCCATGCAGCATTAtataaaattacaataaaaagtCAGACACTGTTGCCAATAGTcccttaaaggggctgttcaccttttagtatgatgtcaccagctatttggttgctaggtggTTATTGTTTACCTTGaatgagaaactagaatatgaatagaaggaggcctgaatagaatgataagaaaataaatgcaacaatagtaatacaattgtaagctcacagagcaattgttttttttgggggggctggagtgcagtgacccccattttaaagctggaatgATGTacaagtggaaggcaaataattaaaaaaataaataaggaccaattgcaaagttactaggaataggacattctataacatactcaaagttaaaataaaggtgaaccacccatttaaggtGCTGGATAAATGATTACGTTTGCAGTGTCTCAGTGCTTGCCAGTTACTGGGATTACCCTATCAGCATTATAAGACCACAAAAGCTAGACAGAAAAGTTGACTACTTAATGCATAATACAGTGAATTAAGCTATTTCTTGTTTCTCATAGGAGGGACATCAAATTTAAACGGGGGAAAAGTAAGGAAATTCAATGGAACCAATAGATGCCAATGTAATTTTGTTATTACTATAAGGAAGCAACTGACTTATGTGTCACATAAGAAgttaatacaaattaaattaGCCCTGGAAAAAGATGACAGTTTATCCTGGACCTGGTAAACCATTGCTTCACTCTCCTCATCCACTGAACAAATATATCATGTTGGTTAGATTTTTGTACAGATGTTTAGAAAAGCTCTTTCCTCTTGTTTGTATATTTGAATGTTATGTGTGTGAATGTTACACTAgacttaaaatatataatatagcaataaACTGATGGGAATAAAAACAACCTCCATAATCTACAGTGTAAATACGAAACAGAGAACAGATATTTATATTAAACGTATAGTTCATATCTGGCAATCTGTCAATAGGCATTCACTATTTAATATCAATAGAAAATAGATGGAGCACCGGAATCACCTTTCcattaaaaagtcacttttatttGGTCCATTAAAAGTCCTACACAAACAGCTTAACACATTTCATGGATTCTCGCCACTTCATGAGAAGCTACAGATGAAgaggcgagaagccatgaaataCGTTAAGCTGTTCGTGTAGGACTCGGTGATGCTTTTAATGGACCaaataaaagtgactttttaatgGAAAGGTAATTCCGGTGCTCTGTCTATTTTCTATTGATATTGGCTAAGCTGTGCCTGGACCGGGGTCTTAAAGACGTAGGAGCACGGTACATCCTGTTGCAGCTAAAcccatctggtgagtgctcccctgtattgtttaaccCGAGTGCATTCACTATTTAgttggctggtggggggctgtttgggcctctgtgtacttggaatgccagcgcctattttgtatcccagtccaggcctagtTCATGTCTCAGAGTTTACAAGAGTACTTAAACCTTGGTGGTGTACAGGGGGTAAGTGAGTTCTTACATGGCATTATCTCCTTTGCTAGAATAAAGAGGACAAGAATGTGATAAGCAGAGTGACCCAATATAAGTACAGAAAGTGGAAGAACAAAGCAACGTTTCACAGCACAGCACAACCACTGGCATAATTGAAGAAAACAAATTTATGTGTACCTCATCTTTGGAGAAGCCAATGATATAGGAAAGCTTCTTGCCCCATCCAACTTCATACAAAAGTGGTTTATCACAGGCATTTTCACACGGGTCACAGTGAAGCCATCTGTTTTGAGAAGTACTGTACACCTCTGTCCAGACATGGTCtgcgcaatgaaaaaaaaaaaaaaaacttacataaaCATACTCTaagcatatctagtataaataaatctaaagcaactggacttgttaagtaataactgaagacgtttcactactcatccgagcagcttcttcaagtATGCTGTACTTTAAGCATACTTTACCAATGGAAGCCAAGTCAGACTTCTACcattaatttttttgttattattgttttgcAGGAAGGTTTTATAATTTCATTGCATGCAAAATTCAAAACCTTCTGGCAAAGTAGAAGTTAAAGTAAAACGCCAGGGGGTGGGGGGAATTTTGGAAGTGCTCTTTGCTTTTCACTACAACTGCTACCTTACAGTAAGCTAAGCAAGTTTAATTATATTACTATTGAAGAACTCTACCCCTAGTTATTAACTATCTAAAACAATTGCTGACTTGTTGAGCTAGGTTTCTTGGTTTAATTCTGCCCAGGACACCATCTGTGTGGAATTCAAATGTTCTGCCTCTTCATGCTCAGGGATTCCATTCAGTCAAGAAACATAATTAACTGTCCTGTGATAGAAAACTGAGATTAAAAACACCTCTGGGGCAAGGAATTATGGGAACCGATAGAACATATTTTGTAAGGTGCTTTCAGGATTTTCTGATGTTAGAAAATAGAAGGATAATGATAAAAGATTCATTATTGAGATAATGGGAAATATGGAATGCAGACCATTTCAAATATAAAAGATAAACGTTTCTTCATTATACCTTTTTTTATCTCTCAATAAAGTCATAGCCCACCAGAAGTGAAATCTTGTTTAAGTGTAAATAGGCCAACAGAACTTGTCTAAATGAGAAGCTGCTTAAGATTTACCAGCAAGGgcaggcaatataaaaatcaacaaaaGCCCTCACGTCACAGTgaagtataaaggtggccatacacaggccgattgtagctgtgcccgtgtaggggcacaaacgacaggcctgcctgaccgacatctggcctgaaatcggccagatatcgattgggaagGTTGATGTAGTACCCGAACCGATtgtgcctattaccggcgttctaattcaatcatttggccccagggccaaacgactgaattagccttaattcacccaatatcgtccacctgtaggtgggggataccgagagaagatccgctcgcttggcgacctcgccaggtgagcggatcttaatgtgtaaggccacctttaagGACAATTAATAAACATTCTAAGAATAAAGGGCAATTCTGGTGGTAGTTAGTATTTTACTGAAGAATATAAGTTTAAGGCCTAGCTGACCATGACAGCAAACAAAAATGATGAGGATGACACCTAATAGCTAATCTAGCTAAAACAGAAAAACAGCAGTTGAAAAGCAGCAGCTAGAAAAACTAATTATATGAAACATTCTAGAGGCCAAGAGACTGGAGAGGAAAAGTAAATAGGCCCAGCGACCTTACTAGAAGGTGGCAGAATATGCTGAAAACCATATAAAATGGATTCCTTACCAGTAGAATCCCACACATATCGGGCTTCAAATCCTAACGCTCTGCAGCACAAGGTGAAACAGTTTGCCCACTCTCCGCAACGCCCACGTCTAGTTTCCAGAAGCTTTTCAGGATGATTGTATCTGAAAGATTTAGATaaactattatatattttaaaccctttacaatgaaaaaaaaattgataaaggggcagatttaccacaattgttttttttttttcaaataaaaaaaaaaaacttgaatgttctcTTGTTTATAAAACTAAAAAGTGAAAAACAACTTGAATGCAGTGAAATCACACTTATCCACCATTTTCAATAAGTCTGTGCCAAAAAACAGCTTGAAAATTCAactcattttttgcacttaatatcaGAAATTCAAGTACTGGAAACTCAGATTCACAATTTTTGCCTCAAAAAAATGAAATCCCAGATAAACTtgaatctgaatgttgataatctgcccctcagtgttaTTGTTTAACCTTCTCCCCTATACAGGTGGAGGAAGTGGGCTGGTAGATACCTGCCTTGGGAACCGGTTGCTGTGTTTGCACTTTTCACAGTAATGATTCTCCACTCGATTTGCTCCCCAGCGCAGGTCTTCAGCAGAAGGAGACAAAGCATCTCGGCCTTGAGTTTCCCCACCACAGAGACAGCAAGGTAGGCTATTGACCCACTGGAAGAAGTCCTGCTTAAACCAGCGAAGCAGCTCCAGCAATAGAAAGTCTTCTATATTCACACCAGTATCTTACAGGCAGaaagaacaaagatttttttgtatgtttttcagTTAGGCAGCATACAATATAGAAGCATAGTAACATTGCTCATTAGCACACAACAAGGGCTTTAATTAACCAAGAGCAAAGCAAATTAAAGGCTCGTAAGATGAAAATGTTGGAAGATTCCCATTGACACAACTTAGCTATTTAAGGGCAGTGTAAACCTATTTATACCTTTGCTCAGAACCAAAATAACAGATACAATGCAGTTCAACACAAATCCTATTTTAATTGTaacaacatatatattttttatagtttattttattgCTATTATACAGGGATTCCCCAACTTTAATACtcctgagctacattcaaatggaaagagttttggagagcaatacaagcatgaaaaaagttcctggaggtgccaatgagagatataattgcccctatgttgactggaagcctagagaagactctgtttggctgtatacatggtctttatgtcttcaaaacttgcctccaagtcagaaattgaaAAAAGGGTTCCTGCTTTGGcca
Coding sequences within it:
- the ngly1 gene encoding peptide-N(4)-(N-acetyl-beta-glucosaminyl)asparagine amidase, with protein sequence MAALDSPAVAELCQNERQEFLDASQLLLTYADNILRSPNEEKYRSIRIGNTAFSTRLLPVRGAIECLFEMGFEEGETHLVFPKMASVEKLRKVRDHIATERNKRMSGANSTPQATPSTPPMSSRSPVPNPVPPSIPLQATEDISSFLASEVRYLKTLQSNSQHVLIYEQSELQQRALQEIPVLDLKTRAQQKLTEVKSIDSDTGVNIEDFLLLELLRWFKQDFFQWVNSLPCCLCGGETQGRDALSPSAEDLRWGANRVENHYCEKCKHSNRFPRYNHPEKLLETRRGRCGEWANCFTLCCRALGFEARYVWDSTDHVWTEVYSTSQNRWLHCDPCENACDKPLLYEVGWGKKLSYIIGFSKDEVVDVTWRYSCKHEDVIARRKEVRESWLRETITGLNKMRQVSLPENRKQELLGRLIVELVEFMSPKTPKPGELGGRVSGSLAWRMARGETSLQSNKSVVFIPSEREKIGKLFHLRYNVVEDAYTRVSNNNEVITGWENGVWKAESMCRKVENDWKMVYLARTEGSSSAAISWKIECASVGLQIESLSVRTSGQTFHSGKIKWKLTSPEVEVEVNSDTSLHSYPEFLNSSEVELKAELCDGDGNTAWQHTQLFRESLDCKQNSLEIIIMLKDV